GAAGGCGACCTTGTGACCGCCCGCGGCGGCACCCGTCACCACGGACGGCGAACCCTCGCCCTGGGCCAGCGCCTCAAGCGCCGCGAGCCGCTCCGCCGGGTCGTCGCCGAGCACCGCACCCCGGTACGCGAACGCGGACCGGGTCGTGGCCAGCGACAGCCCGACCTGCGCGGCAGTCAGCTCCGGCCGCTCCTGTACGAAGTCCCGCAGCCGGGCGGCCTGGGCGCGAAGGGCCTGCGGACTTCTGCCGGACAGCACCCACGGCAGAGCGACGACCTTGCCCGGCTCGCCCTCCTCGGTCCCGGTCTCGTCCGGCGCGGCCTGCTCCAGGACGACATGGGCGTTGGTCCCGCTGATCCCGAACGACGACACGGCCGCCCGCCGGGCACGGCCGGTCTCCGGCCACTCGGTGGTCTCCGACAGCAGCGAGACGGCTCCGCAGTCCCAGTCGACGTGGGTGGAGGGGGTGTCGACGTGGAGAGTCCGGGGGAGGAGACCGTGGCGCATGGCCATGACCATCTTGATGACGCCGCCGACACCGGCGGCGGCCTGGGTGTGACCGATGTTGGACTTCAACGAGCCCAGCCACAGCGGCTGTTCGTCGGTGTGCTCCTGCCCGTACGTCGCCAGCAGCGCCTGGGCCTCGATGGGGTCGCCGAGGCTGGTGCCGGTGCCGTGGGCCTCGACCGCGTCGACGTCCGCTCCGGTCAGCCCCGCACTGGACAGCGCCTGGCGGATCACCCGCTGCTGCGCGGGACCGTTGGGGGCGGTGAGACCGTTGCTCGCGCCGTCCTGGTTCACCGCGCTGCCCCGCACCACCGCCAGCACCGGGTGGCCGTTGCGGCGCGCGTCCGACAGCCGCTCCAGCAGCACGACACCCGCGCCCTCGCCCCAGCCCGTGCCGTCCGCGGAGTCCGCGAACGCCTTGCACCGCCCGTCGCGGGCCAGCCCCCGCTGCCGGCTGAACCCGATGAACGTACCGGGCGTGGTCATCACGGTCACGCCGCCCGCGAGCGCCAGCGAGCACTCGCCGTTGCGCAGCGACTGCGCGGCCAGATGAAGGGCCACCAGCGAGGAGGAACAGGCCGTGTCGACCGTGATGGCCGGGCCCTCCAGACCCAGGTGGTACGCCACCCGGCCCGAGGCGATGCTGCCGGAACTGCCGTTGCCGAGGAACGCCTCCAGCCCCTCCGGCACCTCGGTGACCTGCGTGCCGTAGTCGTGGTACATGACGCCGGCGAAGACGCCCGTACGGCTGCCCCGCAGGGTCCGCGGGTCGATGCCGGCCCGCTCCACGGCCTCCCAGGAGGTCTCAAGGAGCAGGCGCTGCTGCGGGTCCATGGCGAGCGCCTCGCGGGGCGAGATCCCGAAGAACCCCGCGTCGAACTCGGCGGCGTCGTACAGGAATCCGCCTTCCACCGCGTACGTCGTGCCGGGGTGGTCGGGGTTCGGGTGGTACAACGCCTCCGTGTCCCAGCCGCGGCCGGCCGGGAACCCGGAGATCGCGTCGCCACCGGAGCGCACCAGCCGCCACAGGTCCTCCGGAGTGCGCACCCCGCCCGGATAACGGCAGGCCATGGCCACGACGGCCACCGCGTCCTTGTCCGGGTCCTGGTCGCTGCGCCGAGCCGGGCCGGCCGCGGTGCCGGGCTCGTCACCGAGGGCCTCGGTGAGCAGATACCGGGCCAGTTCGACCGGGCTCGGGTGGTCGAACACCAGCGTGGCGGGCAGCCGCAGCCCCGTGGCCGAGGCCAGCCGGTTGCGCAGCTCGATGCCCGTCAGCGAGTCGAACCCCAGGTCCCTGAAGCTGAGTTCCGCCTCGACACCCCCGGCGCCGGCATACCCCAGGATCCCTGCGGTGTGCTCCCGCACCAGGCCGAGCACGAACGCCATCCGCTCGGCAGGCTCCAACTCGATCAGCCGGGCGGCCAGGGAACGGCCCTGCGGTTCGGCTCCCTCCCGGGCGGCGGCGCGGCGCACCTGGCGGCGGACCAGCCCGCGCAGCAACGCCGGCACGGGCTCCTCCGCGCCGAGGGAACGCCGCAGCGCCGCCACGTCGAGCCGGATCGGCAGCAGGTGCGGCTCGCCCGACGCACACGCGGTGTCGAACAGCGCCAGCCCCTCGGCCGCGGAGAGCCCGGACACTCCGTGGCGGGTCATGCGGTGGAGGTCGGTGTGGGTGAGGTTGCCGGTCATGGTGGAGCGGTCTTCCCACAGGCCCCAGCCGAGGGAGAGGGCGGGTTGGCCGTGGGTGTGACGGTGGTGGGCGAGGGTGTCGAGGAAGGTGTTGGCGGCGGCGTAGGCGGCTTGTCCGGGTCCGCCGAAGGTGGCGGCGGCGGAGGAGAAGAGGATGAAGGCTTCGAGGTGGGGGGTGTGTTGGGTGGTGAGTTCGTGCAGGAGGAGGGCGCCGTCGAGTTTGGGGTTGAGGACGGTGTCGAGGTGGTGGGTGGTGAGGGTGTCGAGGGTGGCGTCGTGGAGGGTGGCGGCGGTGTGGATGACGGCGGTGATGGGGTGGTGGGTGAGGGTGTGGGTGAGGGTGTCGGGGTCGGTGACGTCGCCGGTGACGATGGTGGTGTGGGCGCCGAGTTCGTCGAGTGTGGTGGCGAGGGTGTGGGCGGGGCGTCGGGAGAGGAGGATGAGGTTTTGGACGTGGTGGTGGGTGACGAGGTGGTGGGCGAGGAGTCCGGCGAGGGTGCCGGTGGCGCCGGTGATCAGGACGGTGCTGTCGGGGTGGAAGGCGGGGGTCGACTCCGGGGCGGGGTGGAGGGTGGTGCGGGCGAGGCGCGGTACGAGGTACTTGCCGTCGCGGATGGCGATTTGGGGTTCGCCGGTGGTGAGGGCGGTGGGTAGGTCGGGGGTGTGGTGGTCGGTGTCGATGAGGACGAGTCGGTCGGGGTGTTCGGACTGGGCGGAGCGGATCAGGCCCCAGATGGCGGCGTGTTCGAGGTCGGGTGTGTCGTCGGGTGAGGTGACGACGGCGTTGCGGGTGAGCAGGACCAGTCGGGAGTCGGCGAACCGCTCCTCCGCCAACCAGCGCCTGACCAGGTCCAACGCCCAATGCAGTGACGCCCGTTCACCTGGTGGGCAAGGAGCGACCACGACCTCGGGAGCCGACAGGCCGTCGAGGCCCTCACCGGCGGACAGCCAGACCGGTTCCGGCCCCTCCGCCCGCGCGGCCTCGACGGGTACCCACTCCACGCGGAACAGCGCGTCGCGCAGGGTCGCCGCGGCTGCGGCCTCCGCCGCTCGGCCGGACAGCGGCCGCAGCGCGAGCGAGTCGACGGTCAGGACCGGACTGCCCAGGGCGTCCGCCGCGTCGAGCCGTACCTCCTCCTGACCGGTCACGGTCAGCCGAACCCGCAGTACGGTCGCGCCCGTGGCGTGCAGGCGTACGCCCCGCCAGGAGAACGGCATCAGTGCCGGAGCGCCGTCCTCGGCCAGGCTGCCGAGGCCGACCGTCTGCAGCGCCGCGTCGAACAGGGCGGGGTGCAGCTCGAAGTCCGCCGCGTTCTCCGCCAGGTCCGCCGGCAGGGTGACCTCGGCGAACACCTCGTCACCGCGCCGCCACGCCGCCCGCAGGCCCTGGAACTCCGGGCCGTACTCGAAGCCGCTCTCCCGGAACCGCTCGTAGCGGCCCTCGATGTCCAGCGGCTCGGCCCCGGCCGGCGGCCAGGCCCCGCTGAGGTCCTGCCCGGCGTCGGCGCGGTCCGGGCTCAGGGTGCCGCTCGCGTGGCGCTTCCACGGCAGGCCGTCCTGCGCCGTGTCCCCGTCGGGCCGCGCGTGCACGGTCAGCGTGCGCCGACCCGACGCGTCGGCGGCACCGACCCGTACCCGGAGTCGTAGGCCACCGTCCTCGGGCAGCACCAGCGGCGCCTCCAGAGTCAGTTCCTCCAGCAGCGGGCAACCCGCCCTGTCCCCGGCCCGTACGGCCAGCTCGGCCAGCGCGGTGCCGGGCAGCAGGGCCGCGCCCTCGACCCGGTGACCGCGGATCCACGGCTGGGCGGCGAGCGAGACCCAGCTGGTGAACAGCAGCTCGTCGCCGTCGGCGCTCTCCAGTACGGCACCCAGCAGCGGATGGTCCACCGACTCCAGGCCGAACGAGCGTACGTCCCCGGCCGCACCGGAGGAGGCCTTCGGCCAGTAGCGCTGCCGCTGGAAGGGGTAGGTCGGCAGATCCACCCGCCGGGCACCGCTGCCGGCGAACAACGCCGCCCAGTCGACCCGGGCGCCGCGGGCGAACACCGTCGCCACCGCCTCCACCACCGACTCCGGCTCGGCGCGGTCCCGCCGCAGCGCGGCGGCGAACGCCACGGCTTCGCCGGGCAGGCAGTCCTGGCCCATGCCGGAGAGCACCCCGCCGGGACCGAGTTCCAGGCAGCTGCCGACGCCCAGTTCGCCCAGCGTCCGCACGCCGTCGGCGAACCGCACGGCCTGCCGCACATGGCGCACCCAGTAGTCCGGGTCGGTCAGCTCCTCCGCGGTCGCCGTACGGCCGGTCACATCGGAGACGACCGGGATCAGCGGATCGCTGTACCGCAGCGAGCGCGCGACGGTCCGGAAGTCGTCGAGCATGGCGTCCATGCGGGGCGAGTGGAAGGCATGGCTGACGTTGAGCCGCTTGGTGCGTCGGCCGCGCTCGGCGAGTTCGGCGGCCACCGCGAGCACCGTCTCTTCGTCGCCCGACACGACGACGGACCGCGGCCCGTTGACGGCGGCGACGGACACCCGGTCCGTGCGTCCGGCCAGCACCTCCATGACCTCGTCCTCGGTCGCGCGTACGGACACCATCGCCCCGCCCGTCGGCAGCTCCTGCATCAGCCGGCCGCGCGCGGCCACCAGCGCGCAGGCGTCCGGCAGGCTCAGCACCCCCGCCACATGGGCCGCCGCCAGCTCGCCGACGGAGTGGCCCAGCAGCGCGGCGGGACGCAGGCCCCATGCCTCGACCAGCCGGAACAGCGCGACCTCGACGGCGAACAGCCCTGCCTGGGTGTACCGCGTCCGGTCCAGGAGCTCCGCCTCGGCCGTGCCCGGCTCGGCGAACACCACCTCACGCAGCGGACGGTCCAGGTGCGGGTCCAGGGCGGCGCAGACCTCGTCGAAGGCGGCGGCGAACACCGGGTAGGCGGCGTGGAGTTCACGTCCCATGCCCGGGTACTGGCTGCCCTGCCCGGTGAAGAGGAAGGCCGTCCGGGCCGCGCGGTGACCCGCGCCCGTCACCAGCCCCGGAGCCGCGTCCCTGCCCTCGGCGAGCGCGGCCAGCGCCGTGTCGAGCCCGCCGGGACCGCTGTTGTGCAGCACCGCGCGGTGCTCGAAGACCGAACGCCCCGTGGCCAGCGAGAAGCCGACATCGGCGGGATCCGTCTGGACGAACTCCCTCAGCCGTGCGGCCTGTTCGCGCAACGCGTCCGCCGACCGCGCGGACAGCACCCACGGCACGACCGGCATCCCGGCCCCGCGCTCCGGCACGCCCTCGGTGGACACGTTCTCCGGGGCCTCTTCCAGGACGGCGTGCGTGTTCGTGCCGCTCACGCCGAAGGACGACACGGCCGCACGGCGCGGCCGGTCGGCGGCCGGCCAGGGCCGCTCCTCGGTCAGCAGCGAGACGGCTCCGGAGTCCCAGTCGACGTGGCTGGAGGGGGTGTCGACATGGAGGGTCCGGGGGAGCACACCATGGCGCATGGCCATGACCATCTTGATGACGCCGCCGACGCCGGCGGCGGCCTGGGTGTGGCCGATGTTGGACTTCAACGAGCCCAGCCACAGCGGCTGTTCGTCGGTGTGGTCCTGGCCGTAGGTGGCAAGGAGGGCCTGGGCCTCGATGGGGTCGCCGAGGCTGGTGCCGGTGCCGTGGGCCTCGACGACGTCGACGTCCGCTCCGGTCAGCCCCGCACTGGACAGCGCCTGGCGGATCACCCGCTCCTGGGCGGGACCGTTGGGTGCGGTCAGGCCGTTGCTGGCGCCGTCCTGGTTGGCCGCCGTGGAGCGGACCACCGCGAGCACCGGGTGGCCGTTGCGGCGCGCGTCCGACAGCCGCTCCAGCAGCAGCAGACCCACGCCCTCCGACAGGCTGGTCCCGTCGGCGCTGTCCGCGAACGCCTTGCAGCGTCCGTCCGGGGCCAGTCCGTGCCCCTGCCCCCGGCTGAACTCGTCGAACAGCGTCGGCGTCGACATCACCGCCACGCCCCCGGCGAGCGCCAGCGAGCACTCCCCGTTGCGCAGCGACTGCACCGCCAGATGCAGCGCGATCAACGAGGACGAGCAGGCGGTGTCGACCGTCACCGCGGGCCCCTCCAGGCCGAGCGTGTAGGCCACCCGGCCGGAGGCGACGCTGCCCGCGCTGCCGTTGTAGACATAGCCCTCGACGGCGTCCGGCGACGCGTCGACCAGCGTGCCGTAGTCGTGGTACATCACACCGGCGAAGACGCCCGTACGGCTGCCCCGCAGGGACTGGGGGTTGATGCCGGCCCGCTCGAAGGCCTCCCAGGAGGTCTCCAGGAGCAGGCGCTGCTGCGGGTCCATGGCGAGCGCCTCACGGGGCGAGATCCCGAAGAACGCCGGGTCGAAGTCGGCGGCGTCGTACAGGAATCCGCCGTGGTCGTAGAGCCCGTCCAGCTCCCAGCCGCGATCGGTCGGGAACTCGGACACCGCGTCCTCGCCCGCGGCCACCAGCCGCCACAGGTCCTGCGGCGTGCGTACGCCGCCCGGGTAGCGGCAGCTCATCGCGACGATCGCGATCGGCTCCCGGCCGCGCTCGGTGAGCTCACGGTTGTGCTGCCGCAGCCGCTCGGTCTCCTTCAGGGACGCCCGCAGGGCGGCGACGACCTTGTCGTTGGGGTTGCTCATGGGGTCACTCACGCTCCGCGTCGGATCCGGCGCTGTCGCCGTCGAAAGCAAGGTTGATGAGGAGGTCGACGTCCATCTCGTCGATGGCGTCGATGGCTCCGGTCTCGTGGCCGGAGTCCGGCGCGGCCGCGGGCGCCGGTGCGGTCTGCGCGGTCTCCTGCGGGAACAGCTTCCGCTCCACGAAGCGGGCGATCGCCTGCGGAGTCGGCTGGTCGAAGACCAGCGTGGCGGGCAGCCGCAGCCCGGTGGCCGTGTTGAGCCGGTTGCGCAGCTCGACCGCCGTCAGCGAGTCGAAGCCGATGTCCTTGAAGGCGCGGTCCGGTTCGACCGCGGCCGTCGACGCGTAGCCCAGCACGGCAGCCACCTGCGCGACGACCAGGTCCTCCAGCGCCTGCGCCCGCTGCTCCCCGGACACCCGGGCGAGCCGCTCGGCGAGCGACAACTCCGCGGGCCGTCGCATGCCGGCCTCCGCGGTGTGACGACGCACCCGACGCTGGGCCAGACCCCGCAGCAGCGCCGGAAGACTGTCGTCGTCGGCCCGCCGCCGCAGCGCCCCGACGTCGAGCCGGATCGGCAGCAGGTGCGGCTCGCCCGACGCACACGCGGTGTCGAACAGCGCCAGCCCCTCGGCCGCGGAGAGCCCGGACACTCCGTGGCGGGTCATGCGGTGGAGGTCGGTGTGGGTGAGGTTGCCGGTCATGGTGGAGCGGTCTTCCCACAGGCCCCAGCCGAGGGAGAGGGCGGGTTGGCCGTGGGTGTGACGGTGGTGGGCGAGGGTGTCGAGGAAGGTGTTGGCGGCGGCGTAGGCGGCTTGTCCGGGTCCGCCGAAGGTGGCGGCGGCGGAGGAGAAGAGGATGAAGGCTTCGAGGTGGGGGGTGTGTTGGGTGGTGAGTTCGTGCAGGAGGAGGGCGCCGTCGAGTTTGGGGTTGAGGACGGTGTCGAGGTGGTGGGTGGTGAGGGTGTCGAGGGTGGCGTCGTGGAGGGTGGCGGCGGTGTGGATGACGGCGGTGATGGGGTGGTGGGTGAGGGTGTGGGTGAGGGTGTCGGGGTCGGTGACGTCGCCGGTGACGATGGTGGTGTGGGCGCCGAGTTCGTCGAGTGTGGTGGCGAGGGTGTGGGCGGGGCGTCGGGAGAGGAGGATGAGGTTTTGGACGTGGTGGTGGGTGACGAGGTGGTGGGCGAGGAGTCCGGCGAGGGTGCCGGTGGCGCCGGTGATCAGGACGGTGCTGTCGGGGTGGAAGGCGGGGGTCGACTCCGGGGCGGGTTGGAGGGTGGTGCGGGCGAGGCGCGGTACGAGGTACTTGCCGTCGCGGATGGCGATTTGGGGTTCGCCGGTGGTGAGGGCGGTGGGTAGGTCGGGGGTGTGGTGGTCGGTGTCGATGAGGACGAGTCGGTCGGGGTGTTCGGACTGGGCGGAGCGGATCAGGCCCCAGATGGCGGCGTGTTCGAGGTCGGGTGTGTCGTCGGGTGAGGTGACGACGGCGTTGCGGGTGAGCAGGACCAGTCGGGAGTCGGCGAACCGCTCCTCCGCCAACCAGCGCTTGACCAGGTCCAGCACCCCGTACAGCACCTCATGGACCCGCGCGGCGAGCTTGTCGGTGCCGTCCTGCTGAGGCGCGTACGGCACGACCACCACGTCCGGGACGACGTCCAGTGTGGCCACGGAGTCCAGGTCGTCGGCTGCGAAGACCGTCGCACCGGTCTCCTCCAGCGTCCGTCCCACCCGCAGCGGGTCCGGCCCGACGACCGCCCAGCGCCGCGCCGCGACGGGGGAGAGCCCCGCGGAGGCCGGCACCCAGTCCATGCGGAACAGGCTGTCGTTCACGGAGGAACCGGCCGCCTCCAACTGCGCGGTGACCACCGGCCGTACGACCAGCGACTCGGCCGTGGCGACCGGCATGCCGGCCGGGTCGGCCACGGTGACCGACACAGTGTCCTCGGCGTCCCCGAGCGGAGCCACGCGCACCCGCAGCGCGGCGGCGCCCGCCGCGTGCAGGGTCACCCCGCTCCACGAGAACGGCAGCCGCGCCCGGCCCTCGCCCGCCGCGGCCAGCACGCCCAGACCCAGCGCGTGCAGGGCCGCGTCCATCAGCGCCGGGTGGATGCCGTACCCCGTGGCCTCGGCGGACTCCTCCTCCGGCAGGGCGACCTCGGCGAAGACCTCGTCACCGCGCCGCCACGCGGCCCGCAGGCCGTGGAAGGCAGGGCCGTACCCGTAGCCCTGCTCGGCCAGCCTGTCGTAGTAGCCCTCGGTCTCCACCGGCTCGGCCCCGGCGGGCGGCCATGCGGTCAGGTCGGCGTCCGGCCTCGGGGACTCCGCTGCGGGAGTCAGGGTACCGGTGGCGTGCCGGGTCCACGGCTCGTCGCTGCCGGCCTCCTGCGCGCGTGAGTGGAGAGTCATCTCGCGCCGCCCCGAGTCGTCAGGTGCGCCCACGTTCAACTGCACGTCCAACCCGCCCCGTTCGGGAAGGATCAGGGGTGCTTCGAGGGTGAGTTCCTCCACGGTGCCGCAGCCGACGTGGTGGCCGGCCTGGAGGGCGAGTTCCAGGAACCCGGTGCCGGGGAGCAGCACGGTTCCGGACACGGCGTGGTCGGCCAGCCAGGGGTGGCTCTGCAACGACAGCCGCCCGGTGAACAGGTGCGCGTCCGTGCCGGCCAGCTCCACGGCAGCCCCCAGCAGCGGGTGGCCGGCGGCTGCCAGGCCCGCGCCGGAGAGGTTCGTCCGGCTGTCGGGGGTGGGGTTGATCCAGTAGCGCTGGTGCTGGAAGGGGTAGGTGGGCAGGTCGACGTGCCGACCGCCCTTGCCGATGGGCCAGTTGACGGGGTGGCCGTGGGTGTGGAGGTGTGCTGCTGAGGTGAGGAGGCGGGTGAGGGTGCCTTCGCCTCGGCGGAGGGTGCCGGTGATCGTCTGGGCGCCTTCGGTTTCCTCGATGCTGTAGGTGAGGACGGGGTGGGCGCTGGACTCGATGTAGGTGGTGTGGCCGGACTCGGTGAGCTGCTGGATGGCGGTGTGGAAGTGGACGGTCTGGCGGAGGTTTCGGTACCAGTAGCCGGCGTCGAGCGTCTCGGTGTTCAGGAAGCCGGGGTCGACGGTGGAGAAGAAGGGGATGTCGGCCGGGCGCGGCTGGATTCCCGCGAGCGCATCGGCCAGTTGGGCTTTGATGGTTTCGACGTGTGCGGAGTGTGAGGCGTAGTCGACGGGGATGAGCCGGGCCCGTACGTCCTGCTCCTGGAGTTGGGCTACGAGGGCTTCGACGGCGTCGTTGTCGCCCGAAATGGCGGTGGTGGTGGGGCCGTTGGCGGCGGCGATGCCCACACCGGTGGTCAGGATTTCCTCGACCGCCTGGACAGGCTGGGGGATGGAGGCCATGGCGCCCCGGCCGGCGAGGTGTTCGCCGATGATCCGTGCGCGTACGGCGACGACCTTGGCCGCGTCCTCCAGGGTGAGGGCGCCTGCCACAGCGGCGGCGGCGATCTCGCCCTGGGAGTGGCCGACGACCGCGTCAGGACGGACACCGAGTTCCTGCCAGGTCGCGGCGAGGGACACCATGACGGCCCAGGTGACGGGCTGGATGACGTTGACCCGGTCCAAGTCGGTGCCGGAGCGCAGTACCTCGGTCAGCGACCAGTCGACGTAAGGCGCGAGCGCTTCCTCGCAGCGGGCGATGGACTCCGCGAACACCGGAACGGCGTCGAGGAGTTCGGCACCCATACCGGCCCACTGCGTCCCCTGCCCCGGGAACACCAACACGGTCTTGCCGACGGCCTTGGCCTGGCCCTGAACGAGATGGGTGTGAGGCTGCCCAGCGGCCAGCGCATCGAGCGCGGCGGCGACGGCATCAGGAGCTTCGGCGAGGACGACCGCGCGGTGCTCGAACAGGGCGCGCCCGTTGATGAGCGTGTCGGCGACGGCTGCGGTGTCCAACTCGGGCCGCTGCTCGACGTATTCGCGGAGCTGCCGTGCCTGAGCGCGCAGCGCGTCGGCGGTCCGGGCCGAGATCACCCACGGCACGACGCCCGGAGACTCCGACACCGACACCGGCTCGTCATCGGGAGCCTGCTCCAGCACAGCGTGCGTATTGGTGCCGCTGATGCCGAACGACGAGACACCGGCCCGGCGCGGCTGTCCCGTGCTGGGCCAGGCCGTCTCCTCGGTCAGCAGGTCGACGGCTCCGGCCGACCAGTCGACCTTCGGCGTGGGCTCGCCGACGTGCAGCGTCTTCGGCAGCACGCCGTGTTGCAGTGCCATGACCATCTTGATGAGGCCCGCGACACCCGAAGCGGCCTGGGTGTGGCCGATGTTGGACTTCACCGAGCCCAGCCACAGGGGCCGGTCGGCCGGGCGGTCCTGGCCGTACGTGGCGATCAGTGCCTGGGCCTCGATGGGGTCGCCCAGCTTGGTGCCGGTGCCGTGCGCCTCGACGGCGTCGACCTGGTCGGGGGCGAGACCCGCGTTGGCGAGGGCCTGCCGGATGACCCGCTGCTGCGAGGGGCCGTTGGGGGCGGTGAGGCCGTTGCTGGCGCCGTCCTGGTTCATCGCCGTACCGCGGACGACGGCAAGGACTCGATGGCCGTTGCGGCGTGCGTCCGACAGCCGCTCCAGAAGCAGCATGCCCACGCCCTCGGACATGCCCATGCCGTCGGCGTCGACCGAGAAGGCCCGGCACCGGCCGTCCACGGACAGGCCGCGCTGCCGGCTGAACTCGGTGAAGGAGGTGGGCACCGCCATCACGGACACACCGCCGGCCAGCGCCAGCGTGGACTCGCCCTGCCGCAGCGACTGCGCCGCGAGATGGAGGGCGACCAGCGACGACGAGCAGCCCGTGTCCAGGGTGACCGCGGCGCCCTCCAGGCCGAGGACGTACGAGACGCGGCCCGAGGCGATGCTCGCCGTGTTGCCCGTACCGAGGTAGCCCTCGATCTCCTCCGGGGTCTCGCCGAGGCGCGAGCCGTAGTCGTGGTAGCTGACGCCCGCGAACACGGACGTACGACTGCCCCGCAGGGACTGGGGGTTGATGCCGGCCCGCTCGAAGGCCTCCCAGGAGGTCTCAAGCAGCAGGCGCTGCTGCGGGTCCATCGCCAGGGCCTCACGCGGCGAGATGCCGAAGAACGCGGGGTCGAAGTCGGCGGCGTCGTACAGGAATCCGCCGTGCCGGGTGTAGGACTTGCCGCGCTGCTCCGGGTCCGGGTCATAGAGCGCGTCGAGGTCCCAGCCGCGGTCGGTCGGCAGGCCCGAGATCACGTCGCCGCCGCGCAGCAGGAGTTCCCACAGCTCCTCGGGCGAGCGCACGCCGCCCGGGAAGCGGCACCCCATGCCGATGATGACGATCGGGTCGTCGTCGG
The Streptomyces tirandamycinicus DNA segment above includes these coding regions:
- a CDS encoding type I polyketide synthase, with the translated sequence MSNPNDKVVAALRASLKETERLRQHNRELTERGREPIAIVAMSCRYPGGVRTPQDLWRLVAAGEDAVSEFPTDRGWELDGLYDHGGFLYDAADFDPAFFGISPREALAMDPQQRLLLETSWEAFERAGINPQSLRGSRTGVFAGVMYHDYGTLVDASPDAVEGYVYNGSAGSVASGRVAYTLGLEGPAVTVDTACSSSLIALHLAVQSLRNGECSLALAGGVAVMSTPTLFDEFSRGQGHGLAPDGRCKAFADSADGTSLSEGVGLLLLERLSDARRNGHPVLAVVRSTAANQDGASNGLTAPNGPAQERVIRQALSSAGLTGADVDVVEAHGTGTSLGDPIEAQALLATYGQDHTDEQPLWLGSLKSNIGHTQAAAGVGGVIKMVMAMRHGVLPRTLHVDTPSSHVDWDSGAVSLLTEERPWPAADRPRRAAVSSFGVSGTNTHAVLEEAPENVSTEGVPERGAGMPVVPWVLSARSADALREQAARLREFVQTDPADVGFSLATGRSVFEHRAVLHNSGPGGLDTALAALAEGRDAAPGLVTGAGHRAARTAFLFTGQGSQYPGMGRELHAAYPVFAAAFDEVCAALDPHLDRPLREVVFAEPGTAEAELLDRTRYTQAGLFAVEVALFRLVEAWGLRPAALLGHSVGELAAAHVAGVLSLPDACALVAARGRLMQELPTGGAMVSVRATEDEVMEVLAGRTDRVSVAAVNGPRSVVVSGDEETVLAVAAELAERGRRTKRLNVSHAFHSPRMDAMLDDFRTVARSLRYSDPLIPVVSDVTGRTATAEELTDPDYWVRHVRQAVRFADGVRTLGELGVGSCLELGPGGVLSGMGQDCLPGEAVAFAAALRRDRAEPESVVEAVATVFARGARVDWAALFAGSGARRVDLPTYPFQRQRYWPKASSGAAGDVRSFGLESVDHPLLGAVLESADGDELLFTSWVSLAAQPWIRGHRVEGAALLPGTALAELAVRAGDRAGCPLLEELTLEAPLVLPEDGGLRLRVRVGAADASGRRTLTVHARPDGDTAQDGLPWKRHASGTLSPDRADAGQDLSGAWPPAGAEPLDIEGRYERFRESGFEYGPEFQGLRAAWRRGDEVFAEVTLPADLAENAADFELHPALFDAALQTVGLGSLAEDGAPALMPFSWRGVRLHATGATVLRVRLTVTGQEEVRLDAADALGSPVLTVDSLALRPLSGRAAEAAAAATLRDALFRVEWVPVEAARAEGPEPVWLSAGEGLDGLSAPEVVVAPCPPGERASLHWALDLVRRWLAEERFADSRLVLLTRNAVVTSPDDTPDLEHAAIWGLIRSAQSEHPDRLVLIDTDHHTPDLPTALTTGEPQIAIRDGKYLVPRLARTTLHPAPESTPAFHPDSTVLITGATGTLAGLLAHHLVTHHHVQNLILLSRRPAHTLATTLDELGAHTTIVTGDVTDPDTLTHTLTHHPITAVIHTAATLHDATLDTLTTHHLDTVLNPKLDGALLLHELTTQHTPHLEAFILFSSAAATFGGPGQAAYAAANTFLDTLAHHRHTHGQPALSLGWGLWEDRSTMTGNLTHTDLHRMTRHGVSGLSAAEGLALFDTACASGEPHLLPIRLDVAALRRSLGAEEPVPALLRGLVRRQVRRAAAREGAEPQGRSLAARLIELEPAERMAFVLGLVREHTAGILGYAGAGGVEAELSFRDLGFDSLTGIELRNRLASATGLRLPATLVFDHPSPVELARYLLTEALGDEPGTAAGPARRSDQDPDKDAVAVVAMACRYPGGVRTPEDLWRLVRSGGDAISGFPAGRGWDTEALYHPNPDHPGTTYAVEGGFLYDAAEFDAGFFGISPREALAMDPQQRLLLETSWEAVERAGIDPRTLRGSRTGVFAGVMYHDYGTQVTEVPEGLEAFLGNGSSGSIASGRVAYHLGLEGPAITVDTACSSSLVALHLAAQSLRNGECSLALAGGVTVMTTPGTFIGFSRQRGLARDGRCKAFADSADGTGWGEGAGVVLLERLSDARRNGHPVLAVVRGSAVNQDGASNGLTAPNGPAQQRVIRQALSSAGLTGADVDAVEAHGTGTSLGDPIEAQALLATYGQEHTDEQPLWLGSLKSNIGHTQAAAGVGGVIKMVMAMRHGLLPRTLHVDTPSTHVDWDCGAVSLLSETTEWPETGRARRAAVSSFGISGTNAHVVLEQAAPDETGTEEGEPGKVVALPWVLSGRSPQALRAQAARLRDFVQERPELTAAQVGLSLATTRSAFAYRGAVLGDDPAERLAALEALAQGEGSPSVVTGAAAGGHKVAFLFSGQGTQRPGMCRELYASSEVFAAAFDEVCAQFGPLLERPLAKVVFADTGSPEAELLDRTEYAQPALFAVEVALFRLLEAWGLRPELLAGHSIGELAAAHVAGVFDLPDAARLVAARGRLMQSLPANGAMASLQAAEGEVLPLLSGRTHEVEVAAVNGPSAVVVSGREGAVEEIAAHFKGLGRRTRRLRVSHAFHSPLLNPVLDEFAAVAREVSYRAPRIPVVSDVTGETASDGLLQDPGYWVRHAREAVRFADQLTHLEKEGVTAYVEVGPDAVLAAMARECLGGQALVVPVQRRDRADARALATAVAELHVHGVSPDWAAVFAPTGARTVELPTYAFQRTAYWLPSGPQQAPAGGSDLERRFWRAVDSRDVGALAALLDVDSAREADSLNTVLSLLSAWDHSRAPAATQAPEDTQPSGEDGDLARALAEASEDERPALLLEAVRSAASAVLGHADPHALPTEQDFLDAGFASLTAVELSARLTKVTGLDLPPTLIYDHPTPAELAAHLHEETKRTAS